The genomic stretch TGGATGGAGCTGCCAGCTTCTATATGGTTCAGCCAGGCATGTTCTCTGACCTTCTAATGGAGTCAGCACAGCTGGTATGTTTATCCTTAGTTGGCTTTTGCAGGTACTATTAACAATCTACAGAAGTGTTGTTCCCTTAGCTAATTAAcaatttacataaacaaacagCAAAGAGCTTTCACTGCAAGTTCCCAAATTTGGTTTGTGCTGTTCTGCTCACTTTCACTCTACAATCTGGCAGATTAGGGAGggtggaacataccaagatccaagaaGCTGCGacggtggtgtagctaatgatcatgtagcccagtaccaagctcaaaatgttgccctggaagtgatgtcacaaccggaagtgacatcacaaaagtgaaaattgggaggaacccacctccacccccaagcagctcagcacccacttgctctgctgcctccccctgtccctcctgtagagtttatagcctggaattgcagtatcccactgattctccgcattccaccaggtttctgttatgcccgtTATGCTCAGTAGCATAGCCGGGTTTGCTGATTCTGGACGTGTAGAGTGTTCCTCAACTTTTCTGAATTCAGGAAACTGAAGATTTATCCTGGGACTTTAATTGCAGGAAGTATGTCATAGGGTGAATTATGCCACCATCTTCAGCCACAacttcaaatttatttatttacttacaaatttatactCTGCTTTATCCCCCATGGGCATTCAAAGGGGCTATCAAGGTTTATGTTGAATTCTTACAGCATGGGGGAATCTTTGATGTCCTTTGGAACTTCTGGGTTGTTGGTAATATCTGCAGAGAGGTTATGGGCTGTGGGTATTATGCTAGCTATTGAGGAAAGGTTCATGAGGTCAACGGGTAATGGTAAAACCAAGGTAGCAGATTTTTCTGCAGTCAAGGTTTGCAATGTGTGTAGGTAACGGAGCTGGATGGCAGCTGGTGTATTGGATAGTATCTCAGCTGCCATCTTCAAGGATTCAGAGGCAGCCTTTTCTCCTTCAGCAGCTATCACCTAAGACACAGAACCATTGGAAAAAAGCTTTGTCAACTTCTGCTACATAAAAATAGCTCTTTTTACCTCCACTTTCAGTTTCTACTCTTAGAAAAGGCCTTTATGACCTCTCCCAATTTTTTACACctacaggacaatcctatgcatctctactcagaagtcccattgagttcaatagggcttgctcccagaaaagtgtctacaggattgcagccctaatcagTTTACAACTTGTCTTTAATCTATGATTGGGTAATGAGCCTACAATAGCTGAACATGATTCATGAGTATAATCAAGGACCATACTGTAAATTAAGAATTGAAAGACTAGCAATATTAGCTTTGACTTGTAACACTGTCCCATGCAATGAGGGTCCAAGCAAAGGCTCTGTAATTTCTTCGTCCCCCTCAACCCCATAAATTTTAACTGTGACTGGCAGAATTCTTCCTTTTATAAGAAAAGTACCTGATATGCATAAAGAAAGACCTTTGTGTGAGTGTGCACAcgcattagagcccaatcctgagctctgtgtgccagcttaccgccagtgcgcactgtcacaaacatgcggTAAGGCACGCTCGTGTGCCCTAACACTGGGCAAGCACcggcctccgctgcttggcgaTCACAGGGACCACTGAccagcggagaggaaagtgggggtgtggggggaggcagggaggaggcgttctggggaggtggagggcagggagagggcggggaggagacgtgacagggaggctgggagagggcagggggaggagtgctgggggggagggagggaggcgggagcgtccggtggagcattgctccactgaatccaaaaCCTCCGTGTTGGACTTGCCGCCTGACATgaaggcttttacctcactgccaaccccattgtggggctactccttttacccagggaaaggggacgctGGCCGGCATCAGTCTACTGCCAGGTGGGTGCCCAACCTCTGCTGTTCAcgcagaccgccaagcagcggagaggtaagcaggccatgggggaaggcggggagaaggcgttccagggaggggggaggcgagaCAAGGGTGggtgaagggcagggaggaggcgtgtcgTGGAAGCAGGagatggggaaagggcagggggtggtgttctggggggagggagcagagagggagggaggtgggaccggtggagtgaAGTCCTACATGGAGggtcttgattcactgccgacctttgggttggcggtgaattgagtagccccattgtggggctactgcacttacctgggggaaggggatgaaagtccccttctcctgaggtaccaccagtggctgccttgggcacatgttttcggtgctgccacagctgtgcatctcaggattgggctgttaattgttaGCCTTATCGTCTATGAATGCCTCAAATCGCCTTTTAAAATTGTCTAGGCCAGTGGCCATTtttgcatcttgtggcagcaaattccttAAATTAATTTTGCACTGTATGAAAAAGTATTCCCCCTGTGCCTGTCCTGAGTACAGATGATAATGTATTAATGGCTTGTATATCAATTTACTGTTGGAATTAATACTGCTGTGATCTAAAGGAGGCTGGGAAGAAGGGCACCCTTCTCCAGTGGTTTCCAGTAATGAAACACATAGCATTTGTGCACCTTACCTTTACTTTGGCCTGTGTCTGAGCCATTGCTTGTGCAACAAGTGATTCCTGAAGCTCAGCTGGCAGCCGTACATCTTTACTGTAAtagaaataactttttaaaacctagcatgttgagctgcacctgccaaaattccctcttctatataaagcagggcttttcaaactgggacgtcacgatgccccagtctgtgggccctggcctttcccccttaaggagcaggggcgcaaccaggaggcagggaggaggcagaggcacgatccccaggattgcgctgctcagggggctgcaggggttcgggtgcacttaccagagcctcctgcagcctcctgggggtgcggagagccctgcgcgaccatctgcagggctccccaatgcttccactaaaccggaagtggagcacgatagctgcactttcacttttacagctttggggagccctgcagacggtcgcacagggctccctgcacctccgggaggctgcaggaagctctggtaagtacagctaagctcctgcaaccccctgagtggcatgatcttggggattgtgccgctgcctccccccacccctgctgcctccccccgcccccacaaggacttacagtagttttcaaactcttggagagtttgaaaaccactgatataaaGGAATAGGCACTATATTTTCCATTGTATTTCATCACCCCACCTATGTGATTCTGCTTGCTACAACTATTTGGCATGGCATCTTGCTTTTTCTTACTTAAATAGCAGCGGCAGGGGTGGTCAGGATTGGAACTGTGGAGAGGGAAAGGAAGTTCAACCCTTTTCCAACTGCAGTTCTGAACCTCACCCCATGCCTGATAGAAAGTGAGAAAATGCAAGCCTAGAGAGCCAATTTttagggtgcaatgctaacccaatttccagcagcgatataagggtaatgcaactttgaggtaagggaacaaacattgccataccttgaggaggcctccatgactgcccacgaactacagaatgcaacacatgccctaccagcacaactatgccagtgctggcaagttggttaggattgcaccctttatgtCATTTGGCCCAAAGTTTGAAGGCTTGTGATTGAGCAAGCTTGCTAAACAAGTATGGGTGTGCTGCAGGCTTGGATGCAATGTTGTCAGAAGACCAATTTGGAATCCTTACTACAGAGTTTCAAAATGcttgctttttttaaagtcagaacCCCCTTGGAAATAATTGGCATAAACACTCTTCCCTGCCAGGCAGGAATCTAGGACCACTTGCCTCTTGATCATGTGAAGAAGGCTGCTCAGACAGACTTATACTGCTCTTTGAAAGTCTGAGAGTATCCTAAACAAATAGCAGCTGCTTAAAAATTTAGTTCAAGGAAACTATTTAAACATATGGAAAACTGATTAGTTATAGTCTTTGGTCATACGTTATTTTCAAACTGTTGCATAGGAatggccagtgctttttttgtaaaaaaaataggtgcaggaactcacaactttttatttatttttaaaccattttttatacacacgtgcgcgcgcgcgcgcacaaacacacacgtccatcccatgtgagctccctgatagcaaaagcactcctgccacagctggagtgaaacaccccattttttttaggtgaggaggtgctccattgggctataggaaactctctccattgggctataggaaagcctatacagtagttaaagtgttcagatcaaatatataaggtcttgagcccagctggtggccatcagtgcctcaagtgttagttccaaacactttgagcctaagagctctggtggctcaatggctaaactgcaggtctgtggagccagaggctaggggttcaaatcccagtgaggaataatatttttttttaaggtgggatggtgctccatggctgcaaaatctaaaggttggttgctagttgccaaaaggggggccagttgaggctgcaaaactcctcaaagttcagtcccaggcaggctcttttttgaacttttttttttttttaagtcccaggtaggacttaacccacagcctccagcagggggctcactccaggagcttaactgtgggttaaatcctaactggaacttaaaaaaaaaaaaaggtcaaacaagagcctgcctgggactgaactttgaggggTTTTGctgcctcaactggccccccttttggcaattagcaaccaacctttagattttgcagccatggagcaccttcccacctaaaaaaaattattcctcatagggatttgaacccctagcctctggctccacagacctgcagtttagccattgagccaccagagctcttaggctcaaagtgtttggaactaacacttgaggcactgatagccaccagctgggctgaagaccttatatattagttctgaacactttagcaataggctttcctatagcccaatggagagagtgctgggctgtggagcacaaggttggaggttcgaatccctccctagccagcagtgcagagcagggtggtgcaggcaggggggaaaaaaggtgggagcagagaggagggggaaaaaaaggtgctggaacaccgttctggtgcgttccattacaaaaaaagccctgggaatGGCAATGCTTGGTGGCCAGTTTTTTAAGCTGCTACACAATGCTTATTATTCATTTGTTACTACCTAAAGACATAGGAAAAAATAGGGTGACAAGGATGTAGCTGTAGTGGTTGCAGTGGAAGAAAAAACACAGAGCTAGTGGCTTGTCCCaggtgactcagggcccaaccctatccaattttccagtgctgttgcagctgtaccaatggggcatgtactgcatcttgtggtggggcagcagtcacagaggccaccttaaggtatgggaacacttgttccctaaccttagggctgcattgcagctgcaccggtgctggaaaatgggataggattgggctctcaatgacTAGAATagagaaaaaatggaaacattTAAAGAAACAGAATCTACTTTCAATATTTGTGAAAAGCTAAAAGAACATTCTCTTTTAGGATATTTGGCCCCTCTGTCACCTAGCTTTTTCTGAACATCACACATTTCATACCTACATTTCTGTCTGCTCCATCTTGATCCCCCATTGGCAAGTGATGGCATCCACAGCCACCTGCAAAAAGGATAGCTCATTAATGGCAACATTGGATGGCAGGCCAAGTAactttaaaaagataaaaacagagcaCTGCCTGACACTTTTACTGAAAACTGATCAAGCAGAGGTGGATTCCCTCTGGGCCTCCTTCCTGCAAGCTGCATGCAAAGATATCCTGAGAAGAAAAACTTGCTGAGTTGTTAGGAAGGTAGCTTTTTTCCCTTTACTCCTATTTGGCATAGTTGGTAGTAACCATGATGGACCTCTCTGCTGTCAAAGCCTGCAGGAATCTGACTTATTGGGCTCTGAGGGTGGTGTGCTGATACATCCACTTTTAGTCTTGCCCTATCTCGTCTGGGGGATTCCAGCTCTCCCATCACAAGCTGGTGAGGGAGTAGCCATTGACACCATATGGCCAAAGCATGGATGTCTGCAGTATATCCGGTCCTCCCACTTTCCCCATGCCATCAAGACACAGGCTTGACTGCTTCTTGCAGGATGCAGGCCTTCCTACTCTGGGGTGGTACTGGCTCTTTAACCTCAGGGCTGGACCAGGTAAAGCTGTGGGTGGGGTTGGGAGAGAGACAGCCCAAGAAAGGGAGGGCCCAGAACTTCATAAGGCACTCAGGGGTGATGATAGACAGGCTATCTGAGGGCTTTGCTATGTCTGGTTCCATGGGACTAGCTCAGGGAAGAAAGCAGGAGGGGAGTGAAGCAACCtcctctccactgctgaactctgaagcCTGGTTGGGGGAATCTGGTTTTTGGGCCAGCAAACCGCCCCCCCACTTGTGTTTCTGCTCCTCTTTCTGTGGAGCTAAGGACTAGTGGAGTATACTGTTCTTGCAGTAACCTCGCTGGGAGCAGAAGACAGAGAAACATAGGTAATAACCTTTTTTCCAGGTATTTTCTGTCAGTTTGCCTGCATGTTTACCACCCATCtttttcccattttgtttaattcctttttcttttgaacATGACATAAATTAGTTACATTTTGACTGTTTGCCTGGTCTATTTCCACAGATAATTCAGTGGATTGTTGCAACCCTTcaccctgcagatgctactgtgggtttaatttttaataagaacccctgggatTCAGTGCTTTCCTGGAAGCCTTTCTCTGCCTGGTGACTGTAGCCAGTAAAAGAGAAGTAGGGAGCAGAAAGGGTGCatgtgtgctaaccactaggtgctattCCCCTTGGTCATCTGGCCTTCTTCCAGGAGTCCCTTTCCCTGCACATGCTTAACCCAAGTCCAAGCTGTTGTTTGACAAATGGAGAAACAAATGGCAGAAACAAACTGGATAAAACTGATTCAATGTAGTCTTGTAAGATTATTGGCTTCTCCCCACCAGGACAGGAACCAAAATGAAGTGTATTAACTTCTCCCCCTTAACTAAGATGCACCTGGTGTGTGTTAGTATAGTATGGAATTTCTTGTTCTCTTCTATTGTGTGTCAGAAGTTATATCAGCAATGGAGGATGCTTTGGGTGCAACTCAGATTGCATTAGTTTGAACCCATTTGAACTCCAGCATACAGAAAAGAGCAAGTGTAGATGACAGCAGAGAAATGTACTGAGCTGCTGCATGGCTGCTTTGCTCTTTCTGGGTGAACCAAGAATTGATAAGTATGTTTCAAAGGAGGCCTTGGTGGTACTGATACTGCAGCTCCAGCACCAAGGAAAGCTCCTCTACCTCAAAGTGATACCTAAAAGACAGAATTTTTCCCAAGTGTGACTTCCCTCACAGTGGTCAAGTGCTACATGGTGAAGCTCTGCCTTCTAGATAGCTACTGTGAAACAGAGATAAGGAAGAAAATCCTGTTGGAAGGGAGAAGTGGGTTTGTgggaagcagaggctggagaGGACAGTGAAAATAGTGGGTCTAGCTGTCTATATTCCCCATGGATGTGGCAATCTGGGTGTAGTAAGGGACTTGAGAAAAGGAGTGAAGAGATGCAAGCCTCTCactctcccctgcttctggccAGATCACCAAGTGCAGCCTAAAAGGGTTTGTTCCTTAATACAGAGGTCAGTCTGGAGCCTACTTCCTatcccacccactcctgcttTCTGGGAACAAGGGGCATCATTCTTGGTTTCCTATGGGAATGAAGTCAGCAAGAGTATTTGTAATCTAAAGTGGTTTACATGCTTTCTTTAAAGTATGTTTCTCACCTGACTAGGTTCTTTGTGTGCTGCATCTCCTTTCTTGTAAGTAGCTTTTGGTGCTTTTAACTGCTGTTGTTGATTTTTGCAAGTTGTCTGTCCTTGTTTGATGCATTTATATTTACTTCATTTTTATAAAAAGGGAAATTTATGTATTGCTCACTGCCTTGAATGGAGGAATGATACCTAAACTAGGTGCCCTTTTAATGGAGGAaagaacatgggggggggtgtctcccaATAAAATTGATCGGaaccagtggcattactaggggggTGCAGCCTGCACTGGGGGATGTGCTCAGGGAGTGGGGTGACACCATTTCTGGCCAAAGCTAATTAAATCCTGGTACTTTTGAACACTACCATTGTATATCATTCGATGTATAActtcatgcaaaatgcaacaaaactgtgttgaaatatctctattaagttatagccagaaaaccagcgGGGGTGATGgtgtatcaccatgcccaccaccggggtcattgccctgcccactgcatgagaagaggtccatcatgggagtgatgtgctggcctctcacAAACCCTCATGATGCCACCTGATCAGGAAATGCAGAAGGAAATGCTGTTTTGTACTACACAAATAATAGATTTGCGATGGCTGGTAGCTCAGCTGCCTTTAAAAATAGACTTGACACATTCATTGAGGATAGGTATGAAATGAGCTAGTAGCCATTATGGTTAACAACAAATGATGTTTGGGTAGTATTGCCAGCTTCTGAACGGGATCAGTATCTTGATCTACAGAGGTTGGCAGGTGATGTTATTTTTATCTCCATGCCATGAAAGTATCAGCCGATGATTGTCATTAAAGGAACAGGAGCAGGCCCAGCTGTGTTTTCTAGCCAGCTGACAACCTGACATTCCTAGGCAGTATACTtatgaataccagatgctggggaacAAGTGGGGAAGGTCATCCTTCTTGTTAACATCTCAGAGGGGTCTGGTTGGCTATTGTTGGATAGAGACTGTTCCAATATGAACCTTGGTCTGATTTAGCATGATGGTTCTTGTAAGAACTGTTTATTGAAGCAGGAAAAAAGTACTATTCAATAGCACGGCAGTAATataataccatagatactcgcctataagtaaaaaaatttatgcctaaaaattgaccctgaaagcATGGGCCAACTTACACATGGGTCAATGCCCATGTACAAGTTGACCAGTAAATAAAGCAGAAGATTCTGGGAAGCTtggcagctgtctggtgaagtgggaggggatggaactgggCTGAAAAGCAGGACACAGGTGAAAGAACAAGGAGAAATTTTACTGGTCATTATGGTATTCAGAaacagccattttagcttcttctccaaacaggaagggaaatGAAGACACTTAtaggaattgtagtctgtatgagggttgctgctatggaagtgcagtaTTGTACTCCCCACAGAGCCTACAACTCCCATTAGCTCATTCAACTCCCTTCCAGCTCAGAGAAGAAGGTAAaatcccccttttttgtttttttgctgctgcctctgaacattcctggcaagtcattttcaaagaattttgcACACCCCCAAGTTAATGGGTCTggcttttaaaacaccaggatgcaattctcatttccacctgaaacaaagtcccaggctaaaattcagtgcaccattacttaagtataacacccatggaaagcaatgggtctacttctgagtaaatagggttgcaactatgtgcagctgcatgtGCTCAGTCATtttttgttgcttgtctccctgctgtgaaatgAATagtacactcccagttatgtgttttatgttgcatgttatatgtagagcctctggcttaacacccCAGGCaacttaaagaagaatttgattaatgtgtcagacaaaattatagtcaggcacCACCGTAAGTTTaatccccgacttatccaagggtcatagaaaattccacaatttttttgggctcaaaacctatCCTCGACTTATCTTTAAAATTGATTTATATGTGAGTGTCTGCAGTGACTAATGCCTTGTCATTGCTTATAATGCTTTGTCTGCTTATGGCCTTACTTTCTCTGCGATTGACTTTTCTACCATATCTGTGATGATGATTTTAGGAAGGGAATGGTGTTTTTCATAACGAGTATAGATCTGTAGTGAAGCTGAAATCCTGCTTACCTTTATCTCCTGACCAATGCACTTCCGTTCCATCAGGATGTCTGTCAGGGATCGATGTGCCAGCACGCGTTTTGTGATAGTCTGCACTAGCAACCGGACAGCACTGGAGAGGTTGGCGAGGGTAGACACAAGCAGAGTGGCATTTTCCATTCGGTAGTAGCAGACTGTATCTATTTCTAGGCTTGCCATGTCATTGGTAATGACCTAGGACAAGCAGAAGGCATTTTGGGTGTTAATTCAATTGGGTGATTGAAGTGATAGTGTCACAGTAGCATA from Tiliqua scincoides isolate rTilSci1 chromosome 4, rTilSci1.hap2, whole genome shotgun sequence encodes the following:
- the NPHS2 gene encoding podocin, which produces MRAEKKSRSSSWEHCGRSRDQAAPDSKTAKVKHSQNASKAKQESSRRRGKKETKSTLEADNQVHTSTVVDVDDVMSFEEEAEVMALLESEKQEGIKSPHLGICEWLLIILSLLIITVTFPISIWFCMKIVREYERAIVFRLGRILQGRPKGPGLFFFLPCLDTYQKIDLRLKTLEIPFHQVITNDMASLEIDTVCYYRMENATLLVSTLANLSSAVRLLVQTITKRVLAHRSLTDILMERKCIGQEIKVAVDAITCQWGIKMEQTEIKDVRLPAELQESLVAQAMAQTQAKVKVIAAEGEKAASESLKMAAEILSNTPAAIQLRYLHTLQTLTAEKSATLVLPLPVDLMNLSSIASIIPTAHNLSADITNNPEVPKDIKDSPML